The proteins below are encoded in one region of Legionella antarctica:
- the hslV gene encoding ATP-dependent protease subunit HslV, with protein MEQFRGTTILSVRRGNQVVIGGDGQVTLGNTVMKGNARKVRRLYKDKVIAGFAGGTADAFTLFERFESKLEMHQGHLVRAAVELAKDWRTDRILRRLEAVLAVADSKASLIITGNGDVIEPEESLIAIGSGGPFAQAAARALMENTKLSAKDIVKKSLTIAGEICIYTNNNLTIEELNNDSN; from the coding sequence TTGGAACAATTTCGTGGGACAACAATACTATCCGTCAGACGCGGCAATCAAGTCGTTATTGGTGGTGATGGTCAGGTTACCCTGGGTAATACTGTCATGAAGGGTAATGCACGTAAAGTACGACGACTCTATAAAGACAAAGTCATTGCTGGTTTCGCTGGAGGAACAGCGGATGCATTTACACTATTTGAACGTTTCGAAAGCAAATTGGAAATGCACCAAGGTCATCTAGTAAGGGCGGCAGTGGAGCTTGCCAAAGATTGGCGAACGGACCGAATTTTAAGACGGCTTGAAGCAGTGCTTGCTGTTGCTGACAGTAAAGCGTCTTTAATTATTACTGGTAATGGTGATGTGATTGAACCAGAGGAAAGCTTAATTGCTATAGGTTCAGGCGGGCCTTTTGCTCAGGCTGCTGCAAGAGCACTGATGGAAAATACCAAATTATCTGCAAAAGATATAGTCAAAAAATCATTGACTATAGCTGGCGAGATCTGCATTTATACCAATAACAATTTAACCATAGAAGAGTTAAACAATGACAGCAATTAA
- the hslU gene encoding ATP-dependent protease ATPase subunit HslU: MMMTPREIVQELDKHIIGQDDAKRAVAIALRNRWRRMKIQDPVLRSEIMPKNILMIGPTGVGKTEIARRLAKLAHAPFIKVEATKFTEVGYVGRDVDSILRDLTDISIKQERETAMKKVAHLAEDAAEECVLDVLLPPARGALVPAEKDSTARQVFRKQLREGTLNDNEIEIDLAATPVGIEIMAPPGMEEMTSQLQSMFQQVGTHRTKTRKMTVEKAMKILREEEAAKLVNEEDIKTRAIESVEQNGIVFIDELDKVAKRSENSGGGDVSREGVQRDLLPLVEGTTVSTKYGMVKSDHVLFIASGAFHVAKPSDLIAELQGRLPIRVELTALSVEDFVRILTEPSASLTLQYTALMDTEGLKLTFDETGIRRIAEVAWQVNERMENIGARRLYTVMERLLEVVSFEATDKSGETVHVDKTYVDKNLGQLLADEDLARYIL, translated from the coding sequence ATGATGATGACGCCTCGTGAGATAGTTCAAGAACTGGACAAACATATTATCGGCCAGGATGATGCGAAACGAGCCGTGGCCATTGCGCTGCGGAATCGCTGGCGGCGTATGAAGATCCAGGACCCTGTTTTACGCAGTGAAATAATGCCTAAAAATATATTGATGATTGGCCCGACTGGAGTGGGTAAAACGGAGATTGCTCGACGCTTGGCTAAATTGGCTCATGCACCCTTTATAAAAGTAGAGGCAACCAAATTTACTGAGGTAGGTTATGTTGGGCGAGATGTCGATTCTATTCTCCGTGATTTAACAGATATCTCTATAAAGCAAGAGCGTGAAACTGCAATGAAGAAGGTTGCCCATTTGGCTGAAGATGCTGCAGAAGAATGTGTTCTCGATGTGCTGCTTCCTCCAGCTCGTGGCGCATTAGTTCCCGCTGAAAAGGATAGTACTGCAAGACAGGTATTTCGTAAGCAATTACGTGAGGGAACTCTTAATGATAATGAGATAGAAATTGATCTGGCTGCTACTCCGGTAGGCATAGAAATTATGGCACCTCCAGGCATGGAAGAAATGACAAGCCAGCTGCAGTCGATGTTTCAACAAGTGGGCACTCACCGCACAAAAACTCGTAAAATGACCGTTGAAAAAGCAATGAAAATATTACGTGAAGAAGAAGCTGCGAAATTGGTTAATGAGGAAGACATTAAAACCAGAGCTATAGAAAGCGTTGAGCAAAATGGAATTGTCTTTATTGATGAGCTGGATAAAGTAGCAAAACGCTCTGAGAACAGCGGTGGTGGGGATGTTTCACGGGAAGGGGTGCAAAGAGATTTACTACCTTTGGTTGAAGGAACTACAGTCTCGACTAAATATGGTATGGTTAAATCAGACCATGTTTTATTCATTGCCTCCGGTGCTTTTCATGTGGCCAAACCATCTGATTTAATTGCCGAATTGCAGGGTCGTTTACCTATTCGTGTCGAGTTAACTGCACTTTCGGTCGAGGATTTTGTGCGTATTCTCACTGAGCCTAGCGCTTCATTGACGTTACAATATACCGCTTTAATGGATACTGAAGGTTTGAAACTGACCTTTGATGAAACAGGTATCAGGCGTATTGCTGAAGTAGCATGGCAAGTCAATGAACGTATGGAAAATATAGGAGCGCGACGTTTATACACTGTTATGGAGCGCTTATTGGAAGTAGTTTCCTTTGAAGCAACTGATAAATCTGGTGAAACAGTTCATGTAGATAAAACTTATGTTGATAAAAATCTTGGTCAGTTGCTGGCTGATGAAGATTTAGCACGTTATATCCTTTGA
- a CDS encoding YihY family inner membrane protein — protein sequence MEFKARIINQFYSCDRFFRFVIQHFIQDECAYIASALAFTSLLAVVPLMSVGFAIFSTFPVFHGLADPVQNFIFDNFVPSTGKIIQGYLQQFSSQVTKLSTWGLVFLIITALLVMFTIENAMNKIWRINNSRHGVPAFLLYWAILSLAPVMLGLSLVASSYLFSIPLLIDHHAPSFLLHLTPFLFSLVGFTFLYMIVPNCPVKFRHAFWGGLFAAVLFETAKKGFAYFLTRFDTYELLYGAFASVPIFFIWIYWVWLITLLGAEISYAFSVHHQRRGGKALDGFSHALLWLYHLWIVQQIGKGLTFNELIDSSSQPFSVDVDEMINALIYQELIHATAEGHYMLSRDLNQVTLYDLTQLLPYRLPTDLELQYSKSSLAEQWRAAFRRNDEELQKSLSISLEELFKKSDKN from the coding sequence ATGGAATTTAAAGCTCGCATAATTAATCAATTTTATTCTTGTGACCGATTTTTTCGTTTTGTTATCCAGCATTTTATTCAAGATGAGTGTGCTTACATTGCTTCCGCATTAGCCTTTACCAGTTTACTTGCAGTTGTTCCCTTGATGTCAGTTGGGTTTGCTATATTTTCTACATTTCCAGTCTTTCATGGTTTGGCAGACCCAGTACAAAATTTTATTTTTGATAATTTTGTTCCTTCTACAGGAAAAATAATTCAGGGTTATTTACAGCAATTTTCTTCACAAGTCACAAAACTCTCAACCTGGGGCTTAGTATTTTTGATTATAACGGCACTTTTAGTCATGTTTACTATTGAAAATGCGATGAATAAAATATGGCGGATTAATAACTCACGACATGGGGTACCTGCTTTTTTATTGTATTGGGCTATTTTATCTTTAGCTCCTGTGATGCTCGGATTGAGCCTTGTTGCCAGTTCTTATTTATTTTCTATTCCTCTCTTGATTGATCATCATGCACCCTCATTTCTGCTTCATTTGACCCCTTTTCTTTTCTCTTTGGTCGGCTTTACTTTTTTATATATGATTGTTCCTAATTGTCCAGTTAAATTTCGCCATGCTTTTTGGGGCGGGTTATTTGCTGCTGTTTTATTTGAAACAGCTAAAAAAGGATTTGCTTATTTTTTAACTCGTTTTGATACTTATGAGTTACTCTATGGTGCTTTTGCATCGGTGCCTATATTTTTTATCTGGATTTATTGGGTATGGCTTATAACTCTGTTGGGAGCTGAAATCAGTTATGCTTTTTCGGTACATCATCAAAGGCGTGGGGGCAAAGCTCTTGATGGATTTTCCCATGCCTTACTCTGGCTTTATCATTTATGGATAGTCCAGCAAATTGGTAAAGGTTTAACTTTTAATGAGCTTATCGATTCAAGTAGCCAACCTTTTTCGGTAGATGTAGATGAAATGATCAATGCATTAATTTATCAAGAACTCATTCATGCTACTGCAGAAGGACATTACATGTTGAGCCGTGACCTTAACCAGGTTACTCTCTATGATTTGACACAGCTATTACCATATCGCCTCCCTACTGACCTGGAGCTACAGTATTCAAAATCATCGCTGGCTGAACAATGGAGAGCTGCTTTTAGAAGAAATGATGAAGAATTACAAAAATCGCTCAGTATTAGCCTGGAGGAATTATTCAAGAAAAGCGATAAAAACTAG